The Sebastes umbrosus isolate fSebUmb1 unplaced genomic scaffold, fSebUmb1.pri S37, whole genome shotgun sequence genome segment AACAAAGTAACAGAGcaacaaaataacaaagtaacagagtaacaggaTAACAGAACAACAAAGTAACAAATgaacagaggaacagagcaaCAAAGTAACAGGATAACAGAGTAACAAAGTAACAAATTAACAAaggaacagaggaacagagcaaCATAGTAACAAAGTAACAGAGCAACAGAGCAACAAAGtaacagaggaacagagcaaCAGAACAACAAAGGAACAGATgaacagaggaacagagcaacagaggaacagagcaaCAGAACAACAAAGTAACAAAGGAACAGATGAACAGTGCAACAAAGtaacagaggaacagagcaaCAGAGCAAGAAAgtaacagaggaacagaggaacagagcaaCAGGGCAACAAAGtaacagaggaacagagcaaCAGCGCAACAAAGCAACAGAGCACAGAGTAACAAAGTAACAGAGCAACAGAGCaacaaagtaacaaagtaaCAGAGGAACAAAGGAACAGAGGGACAGAGCAACAGAGCAACAGAACAACAAAGTAACAACGgaacagagaaacagaggaacagaggaacagaggaacagagcaaCAGAACAACAAAGTAACAACggaacagaggaacagagcaaCAGAGCAACAAAGTAACAGAATAACACAGtaacagaggaacagagcaaCAGAGCAACAGAGCAACAAAGTAACAACggaacagaggaacagagcaaCACAGCAACAAAGGAACAGAGTTACACAGtaacagaggaacagagcaaCAGAGCAACAGAGCAACAGAGCAACAAAGTTACAAAGGAACAGCGGAACAGAGGAACAAAGCAACAGAGCAAGAGAGTAACAAagtaacacagtaacacagtaacagagtaacagagcaACAAAGTATTAAAGTCAAAAAGTAACAAAGTAACAGAGGCACAGAGCAACGGAGTACTaggaacagaggaacagaggaacAAAGTGAAAAAGTAACAAAGTAACAAAGTGACAACTgaacagaggaacagagcaaCGAAGTAACAAaggaacagaggaacagagtaacagagtaacaaaGTAACAGATGGACAGAGTAACAGAGCAACAGAGCAACAAATTAATAGATGGACAGAGTAACAGAGCAACAAAGTAACAAAGCAACAGATGGACAGAGCAACAAAGTAACAAAGCAACAGATGGACAGAGTAACAGAGCAACAGAGCACAGAGTAACAAAGTAACAGAGCAACAAAgtaacagaggaacagagggacagagaaacagagtaacaaagtaaaaaagtaacaaagtaacagagcaacagagcaacagagcaacaaagtaacagaggaacagagcaaCAGAACAACAAAGGAACAGATgaacagaggaacagagcaacagagcaacagaggaacagagcaaCAGAACAACAAAGTAACAAAGGAACAGATGAACAGTGCAACAAAGTAACAGAAGAACAGAGCAACAGAGCAAGAAAGGACCAGAGGAACAGAGCaacaaagtaacaaagtaacagaggaacagagcaacagagcaacagagcaacaaagtaacaaagtaacaaagtaaCAGAGTAACAAAGTAACAGAGCAACAGAGTAACAGAGCAACAAAGCAACAAAGTAGAAAAAAGGAACAGAGTaacaaagtaacaaagtaacagagaaacagagcaaCAAAGTAACAAAGGAACAAaggaacagaggaacagaggaacagagcaacaaagtaaaaaagtaaCAGAGAAACAGAACAACAAAGTAACAAAGTGACAAAGTAACAGAGCAACAGAGTAACAGAGCAACAAAGCAACAAAGTAGAAAAAAGTAACAGAGTAACAAAGTGACAAaggaacagaggaacagaggaacagagcaaCAAAGTGACAAAGTGACAAaggaacagaggaacagaggaacagagcaaCAAAACGACAAAGTGACAAAGTAACAGAGGAACAATGTAACAGAGCACAGAATaacaaagtaacaaagtaacaatgtaacagaggaacagaggaacagagcGACAAAGTAACAAAGTAACAATGTAACAGAGCACAGAGTAACAAAGTAACAATGTAACAGAGGAACAGAGCGACAAAGTAACAAAGTAACAATGTAACAGAGCACAGAGTaacaaagtaacaaagtaaCAATGTAACAGAGGAACAGAGCGACAAAGTAACAAAGTAACAATGTAACAGAGCACAGAGTaacaaagtaacaaagtaacaatgtaacagaggaacagaggaacATAGCGACAAAGTAACAAAGTAACAATGTAACAGAgcacagagtaacagagtaacaaaGTAACAAAGTGACAAAGTAACAGAGCAACAGAGTAACAGAGCAACAAAGcaacaaaatagaaaaaagtaACAGAGTAACAAAGTGACAAaggaacagaggaacagaggaacagaggaacagagcaaCAAAGTGACAAaggaacagaggaacagagcgacaaagtaacaaagtaacaatgtaacagagcacagagaaacagagcaaCAAAGTGACAAAGTAACAGAGCAACAGAGTAACAGAGCAACAAAGCAACAAAGTAGAAAAAAGTAACAGAGTAACAAAGTGACAAaggaacagaggaacagaggaacagagcaaCAAAGTGACAAAGTGACAAaggaacagaggaacagagcaaCAAAGCGACAAAGTGACAAAGTAACAGAGGAACAGAGCGACAAAGTAACAAAGTGACAAAGTAACAGAGCAACAGAGTAACAGAGCAACAAAGCAACAAAGTAGAAAAAAGTAACAGAGTAACAAAGTGACAAaggaacagaggaacagaggaacagagcaaCAAAGTGACAAAGTGACAAaggaacagaggaacagagcaaCAAAGCGACAAAGTGACAAAgtaacagaggaacagaggaacagagcGACAAAGTAACAATGTAGCAGAgcacagagtaacagagtaacaaaGTAACAAAGTCACAAAgtaacagaggaacagaggaacCGCTGGCTGCACCGCTGGCTGCACCGCTGGCTGCACCGCTGGCTGCACCGCTGGCTGCACAGCCCGCTGCACAGCCCGCTGCACAGCCCGCTGCACCACTGGCTGCACCGCTGCACCGCTGCACCGCTGGCTGCACAGCCCGCTGCACCACTGGCTGCACAGCTGCACCGCTGGCTGCACCGCTGCACTCACAACAGGGAAGTTAGTAACTCTTGAGATGCGTTGCCCGAGGAGCCTGGACGGTGGCTGCTGATGGAGCGCAGAGCTTCCCTCATTCACTTCCCCACAAAGAGTGTAAAGTAGGTGCAGTAAATAGCTCATCTGCTGCCCGCTGGGCTTGGCAGGAGCTCTTCAGTAATACAACCTGAGGAATTAATCTCTGACCACCCCCACATTACTCTTTTACAGTCGCTGTAATAATGGACAATCATCTCTGAGCTTCCTGGACTCTAACTGCCTCCTGAGTAATGGCTATGGCTTTGATCCTAAACAGCTTCCTTGTCCTCAACGTTTTGGAATATCTTTTTCTCAATATAAccttttcagatttgtttttaaaagagcTTCTTAGTACCGCAGAGTTCCAGATGAAGCATTCAGGAGGACCAAACCCAGCTAGAGAGTTAAACAGAGAATAAACAAGACGGCACAGAGGAGAGCTACGTACAGTATGTCTGCAGAGAGTGTctcacagagaggagagctacGTACAGTATGTCTGCTGAGAGTGTCTCACAGAGGAGAGCTACGTACAGTATGTCTGCTGAGAGTGTctcacagagaggagagctacGTATGTCTGCTGAGAGTGTCTCACAGAGGAGAGCTACGTACAGTATGTCTGCTGAGAGTGTCTCACAGAGGAGAGCTACGTACAGTATGTCTGCTGAGAGTGTCTCACAGAGGAGAGCTACGTACAGTATGTCTGCTGAGAGTGTCTCACAGAGGAGAGCTACGTACAGTATGTCTGCTGAGAGTGTCTCACAGAGGAGAGCTACGTATGTCTGCTGAGAGTGTCTCACACAGAGGAgagctacatacagtatgtctgctgAGAGTGTctcacagagaggagagctatGTATGTCTGCTGAGAGTGTCTCACAGAGGAGAGCTACGTACAGTATGTCTGCAGAGAGTGTctcacagagaggagagctacGTATGTCTGCTGAGAGTGTctcacagagaggagagctacGTATGTCTGCTGAGAGTGTCTCACACAGAGGAGAGCTACGTATGTCTGCCGAGAGTGTctcacagagaggagagctacGTATGTCTGCTGAGAGTGTctcacagagaggagagctacGTATGTCTGCTGAGAGTGTctcacagagaggagagctacGTATGTCTGCTGAGAGTGTCTCACACAGAGGAGAGCTACGTATGTCTGCCGAGAGTGTctcacagagaggagagctacGTATGTCTGCTGAGAGTGTCTCACACAGAGGAgagctacatacagtatgtctgctgAGAGTGTCTCACACAGAGGAGAGCTACATATGTCGCTGAGAGTGTCTCACACAGAGGAGAGCTACATATGTCGCTGAGAGTGTCTCACACAGAGGAGAGCTACGTACAGTATGTCTGCTGAGAGTGTCtcacacagaggagaggagacgttTCATCTACCAAAGTTATACTATTTCTAGGCAAATAAACAACTGAACAGGGACACTATAGGACACATTCATGTATTTCAGTGCTGCTACCATCCACAGCAGAGCTACAATACAACAATGAGCCTGAAGCATGGGACAGCAGAGTCTTCTGCTCCCTGTCCTCTCACAGTATAATGTGCTGGAGCTGCACCGTAATCACCTTCACAGCAGGCGGGCTAACCCTAACGGGGCTGAGCTGCAACGCTGGCGTCGTTCTCTGGAGCAGAACCAACCGGTGATCGTCTCCACGCTCAACCGAGCTTTGCCATCAGCGTGCAGTGATTGGCCTAACGTGTGTGGTCATAGATACAGACCGGTCGAGGAGTGCGGGTGACCAACACTCTTCTTTTATGTCTTCTCAACATAACGATGTGTCCCGGGTGTGTCTAGAGAGTATGAGAAAAGatgtcctctctctttttctatcAGGAACAACGAGCAGCTCCGTATGACGTCCTATAGAACCTCCTCCAGCTACAGTAGGTGACCGTCCCCGCACACAGAGACTACTACTACTGAAACTACTTCCCAGTCCACCGTTGTTATTTCCTCCTATCGTCGACCTGGCAACACGGTAAGAGCAAAGCACGCTACGGGTTCTGTTGTTGGCTGAAACAACACCACAAACACTCATCTGCTCCCTGAACGACCAAACAGTTAAAGAACCTCTGAAACAGGCACAACAGAATACATCACTTCAGGTGTGGCTGAATGGGACGCTGCTCAGATGAACTTCTACATGattagagagaagaagaagaaggaaacggGACGGACAGAAGGAGCTCTGATGAATGTTCTCAACACGCTGCCACCGATCCCTGCCTGAAGGAAACACCTCCATTCACTGCCTTATTTTGTGTCCATACAGGACTAGACTACATGTCCATACAGGACTAGACTACATGTCCATACAGGACTATACTACATGTCCATACAGGACTATACTACATGTCCATACAGGACTACAGGACTATACTACATGTCCATACAGGACTATACTACATGTCCATACAGGACTACAGGACTATACTACATGTTTCTGTATATCCACAGCTTGAGTTTTCAGACATTGAGGACTTTTCAGTTTCCCTCcgcagcagacagcagacagcagacagcagacagcagacagctgacagcagacagcagacagcagacagcagacagcagacaacaccaacaacaccacgcTCCTGCTACATCTCCAGCAGATAAAAgattcatcatcatctcctAACTAATGTAGACTCTGAAATTCTTCAGTGTAGTCAATTCAATGCAAAGATGCAGAACATATTGACCAATGAGGGTTGAATAGTTAATTGTATATAAGGACTCATTTCCTTCAGTCTCCTTTGTTAACACAGCCAGACAGAGGCGGACTTCCTCCACTACATGTTATGGATAATGTGGAGTTTGGAGATCTTTTAATACAGCAATTACTCCATCAGACAGAGGAAGACGTCCCAGAGACAGAGCAGCTTCATGATTTTGACAAGTGGCTGAATATTTAACGACGGAGTGTGGATGAAGTGGAAGAGATTCCCTCTTTAGAGTCAGCGAGCCTCACAGAGTCCATGAATTCATTCCTCCGCTGGAGAGCTACTGAGATTTACATCaagttgtgaattaaacatacagagagacagaggggggggCAGACACTCTGAAACACTGCAGGCAGAAGATGTCATTAGCAGAGTTTCCTTTCTATTAGTCTGACTGACTCTGGATGTAGACTGAGGGTGTCGGATGGATATCTGCAGCCCAACTCTGATCTGTTCAGTTCATGATTTGATGACTTGTTGTTGGACTATAAGTGCTACTGTATATTAATAAAGTTATTAAAGCTCTGCAGAGCGCTCTGTGCAGCCACCTCTCTGAAGCTCAGCAGGTTCCTCTGATATTCGTTCCTTGGTCCTCGTCGTCCTTTCTTAGCTAAGATGCTCATCTCAAGCCATTGtttcttctcctttctttcttttgtcttgtgtctctttctttcctttcagtTTTTATCCATTCAGTCTCATTTTCTATGATCACCAGGTTCCCCTTTTACTATTTAGTTTTCCATCACActactcctcctctcctgatgtctctctctctctctctgtatcatCCTCTCATCTCTGAGTGGCTCCTCCTCTAACCCGAACCcccaaagaaaaacagagagtaGTCCATAGAGGAGGAGGGACCGGTTCTCCTGTTACAGCCCAGATGGAGGAGAAGATAAACAGACATATCTTTCAGTGTGAGGCTGACATCACTGAGTTAatgtgaggacacacacacacacccttagtccaacacacactgatctgAAGTCAGCTCACATGGAGAGGATATCTGAGAGCCGGAGGACGAGCCGTTCCTCGGGAGAGATGATACTAACCCAACAGGCCACAGATGGAAAAGTCAATAATGATGTttcatatgtttattttttctgctGATAAAAGTAATATCTGCAGGCTGGCAGTGGCCGGGCCGTCAATGCTAcgtaagagagagacagacggaccgGCCGGGCCGTCGATGCTAcgtaagagagagacagacggaccgGCCGGGCCGTCGATGCTACGtaatagagagacagacggaccgGCCGGGCCGGCGATGCTACGTAAGAGAGAGACGGACGGACCGGCCGGGCCGTCGATGCTAcgtaagagagagacagacggaccgGCCGGGCCGTCGATGCTAcgtaagagagagacagacggaccgGCCGGGCCGTCGATGCTAcgtaagagagagacagacggaaaAGCCGGGCCGTTGATGCTAcgtaagagagagacagacggaccgGCCGGGCCGTCGATGCTACGcaatagagagacagacggaccgGCCGGGCCGGCGATGCTACGtaatagagagacagacggaccaGCCAGCCCGTCGATGCTACGcaatagagagacagacggaccgGCCGGGCCGGCGATGCTACGtaatagagagacagacggaccgGCCGGCCCGTCGATGCTACGcaatagagagacagacggaccgGCCGGGCCGGCGATGCTAcgtaagagagagacagacggaccgGCCGGGCCGTCAATGCTACGtaatagaga includes the following:
- the LOC119484206 gene encoding proline-rich protein 2-like, translating into MLRKRETDGPAGPSMLRNRETDGPAGPAMLRKRETDGPAGPSMLRKRETDGPAGPSMLRKRETDGPAGPSMLRKRETDGKAGPLMLRKRETDGPAGPSMLRNRETDGPAGPAMLRNRETDGPASPSMLRNRETDGPAGPAMLRNRETDGPAGPSMLRNRETDGPAGPAMLRKRETDGPAGPSMLRNRETDGLAGPSMLRNRETDGPAGPAMLRKRETDGPAWPRASINSTKEEEDQLTS